A genomic segment from Toxotes jaculatrix isolate fToxJac2 chromosome 6, fToxJac2.pri, whole genome shotgun sequence encodes:
- the LOC121183467 gene encoding limbic system-associated membrane protein-like: protein MNIVLISALLGVATLVLQVAAVEECRVAHVSVRPPGSNIYLGESVLLQCTVESHSTYVKRYQWYRWSQPHTALNPRHLVSGDSYFITAVTREDAGEYSCQAECWENKTRVKTQPVALSVSELVPPSLSLTPNTRQMLTGENFTVQCPTSETNSSGWKLKHFSSDRTDRTKAVRGHNSPPGGGVNTDKSEALVFNATREDSGLYWCEHTEGRSSAVSITVSYGNIILKTPAFPVFTGSEVVLYCQHRTGNHSKITFFKNGAEIDTSSSSSSDGIIKMTIKNVTQEDEGLYKCASQDRKLESPGSWLSVRPDRPDRGSWKWIVVSFGVVLLLLVPLTVWLLWHYRSQWFCTRSCWPFSKLDAPAEVLPATKQDVTEVQWDLSWMEMSSLLDKQLYPGT, encoded by the exons ATGAACATCGTCCTTATCTCCGCACTGCTGG GTGTTGCCACACTTGTTCTCCAAGTTGCTGCAGTTGAAG AGTGTCGAGTGGCCCATGTATCTGTGAGGCCCCCGGGGTCAAACATCTACCTCGGCGAGTCTGTGTTGCTGCAGTGTACAGTGGAGTCACATTCCACTTATGTGAAGCGCTACCAGTGGTACAGGTGGTCCCAACCACACACTGCTCTGAACCCCAGGCACCTGGTCTCCGGTGACAGCTACTTCATCACTGCAGTAACAAGGGAGGACGCGGGCGAGTACTCATGCCAAGCCGAGTGTTGGGAGAACAAAACCAGGGTGAAAACCCAACCGGTCGCACTGAGTGTGTcag AACTggttcctccctctctgtctctgactcccAACACCAGACAGATGCTCACAGGGGAGAATTTCACCGTGCAGTGCCCCACTTCTGAGACGAACTCCTCGGGTTGGAAGCTGAAACATTTCTCTTCAGACCGTACAGACAGGACCAAAGCCGTCAGAGGCCACAATTCCCCACCAGGGGGTGGTGTCAACACGGACAAGTCTGAAGCACTCGTTTTCAATGCTACAAGGGAGGACAGCGGACTGTACtggtgtgagcacactgagggccGCAGCAGTGCAGTCAGCATCACAGTAAGCT ATGGCAACATCATTCTGAAGACTCCGGCCTTCCCTGTGTTTACGGGCAGTGAAGTTGTCTTGTATTGTCAGCACCGGACAGGAAACCACAGTAAAATAACCTTCTTTAAAAACGGAGCAGAAATTGACACTTCCAGTTCTTCCAGTTCAGACGGAATAATAAAGATGACTATTAAGAATGTGACACAGGAAGATGAAGGCCTCTACAAGTGTGCATCCCAGGACAGAAAGCTGGAGAGTCCAGGGAGCTGGTTGTCAGTGAGACctgacagacctgacagag GTTCCTGGAAATGGATCGTTGTTTCATTTGGGGTTGTACTTCTGCTCCTCGTTCCTCTCACTGTTTGGCTTCTTTGGCACTACAG GTCTCAGTGGTTTTGCACTCGTAGCTGCTGGCCGTTTTCCAAACTGGATGCGCCAGCAGAGGTGCTTCCTGCGACCAAGCAGGATGTGACAGAAGTACAGTGGGACCTGTCCTGGATGGAGATGTCCAGTCTGCTCGATAAGCAGTTATATCCTGGCACTTAA